The Sardina pilchardus chromosome 19, fSarPil1.1, whole genome shotgun sequence genome window below encodes:
- the LOC134066230 gene encoding gastrula zinc finger protein xFG20-1-like yields MIHKCAVTGCPNRSDSIIHYTLPEEESRRLRWIQFMERGGKEMDASALRICGSHFTEDSFTKLDLGFTTRLILSVNAVPTIYPEDLLKLQKESHHPPLEDGKAGEGYVKATETLSPDFWKRFQANGALDEDDMTEEPAEDDFTDEPGEDEMEDEMTDEMAVAPFNLVKVEPQHEDGYGDSPFEQHKTVHMNSSLKQYNCAQCGRNFSHKAFLKAHEKIHASVETEMAFSCTMCDRRFTKKSGLKKHMHNHLARLNYPCPVCGEEFELKGSLHNHVKSHPGERFRCKYCDQGFLKIDAYMRHVDRHTVVTPYYCEKCKIYQLTERGFLLHKKRHERDELEQKQSENKTVVVRKGGRPKKNLAQIQNLPQEEPQVGAEISGPNLTLQPLTNINGTLLKASGGDPSHETTNPSDEAEMEEEHTSPEDGPTTGNGINGTGNGIDGYETEMLLAPIEDELNDEPFNIVKVEPQDLNRFTKQFPAEESNVLKPYHCYQCGRNFTHKAFLKTHQKVHASVETHMAFSCTKCDRRFSKKSELNKHMHNHLERPNYPCPVCGEEFEIKGSLHNHVKSHPGERFRCKYCDQRFLKIDPYLKHVDRHTVVTPYYCEKCKVYQLTERGFLIHQRAHAREELEPRSTKPRPALKRRRRRRRKSVLMTKRPIKTVGKPQVGSEVPEPKLTLQSHADTNGTRLEFPSHETTGRSAEAEMEQEEEEEEEEEEEQEEQEEEEEEQEEEEQEEQEEEMSPEDETSDGSQKESTD; encoded by the exons GATTATTCATTACACACTACCAGAGGAGGAAAGCAGACGGCTGCGGTGGATACAGTTCATGGAAAGGGGAGGAAAAGAAATGGATGCCTCTGCACTAAGGATCTGCGGTAGCCATTTCACTGAAGACAGCTTCACGAAGTTGGATTTGGGATTCACAACGCGATTAATATTAAGTGTAAATGCAGTGCCTACAATTTATCCAGAGGATCTCCTAAAACTGCAAAAGGAATCTCAC CACCCTCCACTAGAGGATGGTAAAGCAGGAGAAGGTTACGTCAAAGCAACTGAAACACTTTCTCCAGATTTTTGGAAACGGTTCCAGGCTAACGGCGCGCTGGATGAAGATGACATGACAGAGGAGCCAGCTGAAGATGACTTCACTGACGAGCCAGGCGAAGATGAGATGGAAGATGAGATGACGGATGAGATGGCTGTTGCGCCATTCAATTTAGTAAAAGTTGAACCACAACATGAGGATGGATACGGTGATTCACCATTTGAACAGCACAAAACTGTCCATATGAACTCCTCTCTGAAACAATATAACTGTGCTCAGTGTGGGCGGAACTTTAGTCACAAAGCGTTTCTGAAAGCCCATGAAAAGATCCACGCCAGTGTGGAGACAGAGATGGCATTCAGCTGCACGATGTGCGACAGGCGATTCACTAAAAAGTCAGGGCTGAAGAAACACATGCATAATCACCTGGCCAGGCTAAACTACCCCTGTCCAGTGTGCGGAGAGGAATTTGAGTTGAAGGGCAGCCTCCATAACCACGTCAAGTCACACCCTGGAGAGCGCTTTCGATGTAAATACTGTGACCAGGGATTTTTAAAGATCGACGCCTACATGCGGCACGTGGACCGCCACACGGTGGTGACGCCGTACTACTGCGAGAAATGCAAAATCTACCAGCTGACCGAGAGAGGCTTCCTGCTCCACAAGAAAAGGCATGAACGAGACGAACTGGAGCAGAAACAGTCTGAGAACAAGACCGTGGTGGTCAGAAAAGGTGGCAGGCCTAAAAAGAACCTCGCTCAGATTCAGAACCTGCCGCAGGAAGAACCACAAGTAGGCGCTGAAATCTCTGGACCGAACCTGACACTGCAGCCGCTCACCAacatcaacggcacactgctgaAGGCGTCTGGTGGAGATCCATCCCACGAGACGACCAACCCCTCAGATGAAgctgagatggaggaggagcacACTTCACCAGAGGATGGTCCAACAACAGGAAATGGCATCAAtgggacaggaaatggcatcgATGGCTATGAAACAGAGATGCTTCTCGCACCGATTGAAGATGAGCTGAATGATGAGCCATTTAATATAGTGAAAGTTGAACCACAAGATTTGAATCGATTCACTAAACAGTTTCCTGCGGAAGAGAGCAACGTTCTGAAACCGTATCATTGCTATCAGTGTGGACGGAACTTTACTCACAAAGCGTTCTTGAAAACCCATCAGAAGGTCCACGCCAGTGTGGAGACACACATGGCGTTCAGCTGCACAAAGTGCGACAGGCGATTTAGCAAGAAGTCAGAGctcaacaaacacatgcataatcACCTGGAAAGGCCAAACTACCCCTGTCCAGTTTGtggagaagaatttgaaatTAAAGGTAGTCTCCATAACCACGTGAAATCTCACCCCGGAGAGCGATTCCGCTGCAAATACTGCGATCAGAGGTTCTTAAAGATCGACCCGTACCTGAAACACGTGGACCGGCACACGGTGGTGACGCCCTACTACTGTGAGAAGTGCAAAGTGTACCAGCTGACGGAGAGAGGCTTCCTGATCCACCAGCGAGCGCACGCCAGGGAGGAGCTGGAGCCCAGGTCCACTAAGCCGCGGCCGGCGCTGAAGAGACGACGGCGCCGCAGGAGGAAGAGCGTTCTGATGACGAAGAGGCCGATCAAGACAGTTGGAAAACCACAAGTGGGCTCGGAAGTCCCTGAACCGAAACTGACCCTGCAGTCACATGCCGACACCAACGGCACACGGCTAGAGTTCCCATCGCATGAGACAACAGGCCGCTCAGCTGAAGCTGagatggagcaggaggaggaggaggaggaggaggaggaggaggaacaagaggagcaggaggaggaagaggaagagcaggaggaggaagagcaagaggagcaggaggaggaaatgTCACCTGAGGATGAAACCTCGGATGGCAGTCAGAAGGAATCTACAGATTGA